ATCTCTATTTACACCCTAATAATAAAAATGAACATGTTTATCGCAAAGAAATTCAGAAACTTTATGTAGCCCGAAAGGTTAAAAATGGCTAAAAAATTTTACATCACAACTCCTATTTACTATGCTAGCGGAAATCTCCATATTGGTCATCTTTATAGTTCGACTTTGGCATGAGTGCTCAGAAATTTTAAAAAAATGCAAGGTTTTGAGGCACTAATGCTAACAGGATCTGATGAACACGGTCACAAAATAAGTCGTCTAGCCCATCAGTCAGGTTTAGATCCCCAAAGTTTTGTTGATCAAAACGTTGAAAAATTTAAAATTTTATGGCAAAAATTTGGCATTGATTATGATTATTTTTTAAGAACAACTAGTCAGAACCATAAAAATTTTGTTAAAAAAATTTTTTACAAAATGCATGAAAATAACGACATTTTTCAAGGTCAATATCAAGGACTTTATTCTGTAAGTGACGAAGAATTTTTATCTCAAGTTCAATGTATCGAAAAAAACAACGAATTTTTTCACCCAGTTAGCGGTGCAAAAATGGAATTAGTCGAAGAAAATTCCTATTTTTTTGCCATCAGTAAATTCCAAAAATGGCTAGAAAATTATTTAGACGCTAATCCTAATTTTATTTCTGACAAAAAAATCGCAAATGAGCTAAGACAAAATTTTTTCCAAAAAGGTTTAGAAGATTTATCTGTTAGCCGAAAAAATTTAAAATGAGGAATAAATCTTGAAAAATTTCAAGATCAGACTATCTATGTTTGACTTGATGCTCTTTTTAGTTATTTATCAATTTTTGACGACCAAATTAATTTTGACTCACCACAGAGTCAAAATTTTTGAAACCAGGCCGAAGAAATTGTTCATGTTGTTGGAAAAGAAATCGCCCGTTTTCACTGTATTTATTGGCCAATTTTTTTAAAATCACTAAATTTCAGGTTGCCTTCAACAATTTTGACTCACGGCTGACTCATAACTCCTGAAGGAAAAATGTCAAAATCAAAAGGAAATGTAGTTAATCCTCTTGAATTACTTGATGAATTTGATGCTGAAATTATTAAATTTTATTTTGTAAGTCAAATAAGTACTGAAAATGATAGTATTTTTGACAAAAAATTACTAGAAAGTCTATATAATTCATTTTTTGTCAACACATATGGAAATTTAATTAGTCGAACAATTGCACTTGTTTTGAAATATTTTAATAACGGTTTGAAATTTAAAATTGAAGATTTAGATTGAACAGATATTAGTTATTATGAAAAAATTTTGGTAAGTTTTGATTTATTTTCCGAAAATTTATCAAATTTTCAGCTTGAAAAAGGCTTTAAACTAATAATTGAACTAGCAAAAAATTTAAACGGTTATTTTGATATTAAACAATTATGAAATGAAAAAAACTTAGATAAATTAGGTGCAAGTTTGCTTTTAGTTTTAAATGGAATTTATACAATTTCAGCATGTCTAAATTGTGTTATGCCTAAAACCGTCGGAAAAATTATTGATTTTTTAGGAATAAAAACCACAAGTTTTGAATTGATTACAAAATTAGACAAATTTGACAACATTATTTTTGAAAAACTTGAAAAACCTTTTTTCCCAAGAAAAAAATCTTAATAACCAAATTTTCAGCGAAAGTTATGTTTATCGTTTAAAAATTGAATTAATGGCACTATGTTGATCAAAAAAAATGAATAAATTGGAAATGAAATTGTTGATTTTAAAATTATTGGTGTTAAATAAAAGAAAAAATAATTTTCAATAAGCCTATCTCTTCCACTTCGATTCAAGAAACGATTATAATATTGCACAAATGCAAACGGATGTCATAATCAACGAAAAACGAGAAAGCAAATACTAAGGACAAAAAGCGTTATTATTGCATTTTTAAATTTTTGAGTCGGTTTTTTTCAATATAAAATTACTAAAAATGTTGTAAATGCTAATAAAATAACGCCAAAAATCCCTATTAATAAAAGTACTAATTTTTTATTAAAAAGCCTTTTTCAATCTTTTGCGACTCTTTGAATTTCAGACTCGCTCATAAAAAAATAAAAAATAAACACTGAAAAAGTTATTAAATAAGTTAAAATTAATAAGAAAATTAATACCTTTTTATTTTTGTTTGCAAAATTAAAAGCCAGTGAGGAAAAAATTGCAACTAAAATCGGAATAATTCCATATTCTGGGGTTCAGAAAAAAACGCGACTTGTGAGCAAAAGTTTCCCAAAATCGAACGTAAAAGCAACAATTGCGCCTTTGAACCAACTTAAAATTATTCCTATCAAAACGTAAAATGGAAGTTCAAATGCTATGTTAAATCTACGTGGAAGACTAGTTTTAAATATAAAAGCAATAACTAAAAACATCGCCATTAAATATCCTGAAATTACGAGTTCAAAGCTTGTAAATCGAAATATTTTATGGTTGACTCTGAAAAATTCTTTAATATTTGCTCTAAATGTTGTTAAATTCATTGTTTTAATGGTAAATTATAATAAAAATTTAGTATAAAATATTATAATTTAAAAATAAAAAAAGGATTAAAAAAATGGTAGAAAAAAACTCGTTTCAAGAACTTTATCCAGAAAGAATAATCAACATTCAAGCCTATAAATATAATGGTTTTTTGTATCGCCAATGATCAAATGCAAGAGTAATTTCAAATTCACTTACTCATGTTGTTGTTAGTTTAAATGGCAGCATTGTGAAAAAATATGGCACAAAATCATGACGTTTTTCTGAACCGACTATTTTTGTTTTTCCAAAAAAAACAATGCATAATGCAATTATTACTTTTAAACCAGGCCAACATTTTAGTTATCATTACTATATAAATTTAGCTTCAGATTTTATTTTTGAAGAAAATACAATCAAATTTGTTGATTTTGATATCGATATTAAAATTTATAATAAGAAAAGTTTTGATATTGTTGACCGGGAAGAATTCCTTGAAAATAAGGAAATTTTGAACTATCCGGCAAAATTAGAAGGCATACTTTCAAACGAAATTAGCAAAATATTTCTCCTATTTTTGCAAAAAAAATCATTCTTTAGTAACGAGTATCTTCAAGTTTTTATTGATCTGTGTCAACGGCAAAAATGTTGAGTGCGTTAGTTGCGGCATTAAATTCTGCTTCTTTAATAGATTTTCCGTAGCCAATACCGTATTTTTTTTCTTCCCAAATTAGGTCAACGCGAAAAGTTCCATCAGCAAGGCGAGTTGGTAAATAATTAATTTTGCTAAGCGAAGAAAAAGACTGAATTTTTTCCTGAAAAATTGACTTTGGGTCTTTGTACTCTTTTTCGCATGCAAAATTTACACCATTATACAAATATTTTGCCAAAAATTCATTAAGTTTTTCAAAACCTTGATCAAGTAAAATTGCTGCTGAAAATGCTTCAAAAACATCGGCTTTTAACTTGTTATTTTCACGAATTTCTGATGCACCTTTACCTAAAAATACAAGGTCAATTAGCCCTAAATCCTGGCAGACTTTAGCTAAATAATTTGTCGAAGTAAGTACCGCCCGAAGTTGAGTTGAATTACCTTCATTTTTATAAAAATTATCATAGATTG
The sequence above is a segment of the Mesomycoplasma ovipneumoniae genome. Coding sequences within it:
- the metG gene encoding methionine--tRNA ligase — protein: MAKKFYITTPIYYASGNLHIGHLYSSTLAWVLRNFKKMQGFEALMLTGSDEHGHKISRLAHQSGLDPQSFVDQNVEKFKILWQKFGIDYDYFLRTTSQNHKNFVKKIFYKMHENNDIFQGQYQGLYSVSDEEFLSQVQCIEKNNEFFHPVSGAKMELVEENSYFFAISKFQKWLENYLDANPNFISDKKIANELRQNFFQKGLEDLSVSRKNLKWGINLEKFQDQTIYVWLDALFSYLSIFDDQINFDSPQSQNFWNQAEEIVHVVGKEIARFHCIYWPIFLKSLNFRLPSTILTHGWLITPEGKMSKSKGNVVNPLELLDEFDAEIIKFYFVSQISTENDSIFDKKLLESLYNSFFVNTYGNLISRTIALVLKYFNNGLKFKIEDLDWTDISYYEKILVSFDLFSENLSNFQLEKGFKLIIELAKNLNGYFDIKQLWNEKNLDKLGASLLLVLNGIYTISACLNCVMPKTVGKIIDFLGIKTTSFELITKLDKFDNIIFEKLEKPFFPRKKS
- a CDS encoding ECF transporter S component, whose amino-acid sequence is MNLTTFRANIKEFFRVNHKIFRFTSFELVISGYLMAMFLVIAFIFKTSLPRRFNIAFELPFYVLIGIILSWFKGAIVAFTFDFGKLLLTSRVFFWTPEYGIIPILVAIFSSLAFNFANKNKKVLIFLLILTYLITFSVFIFYFFMSESEIQRVAKDWKRLFNKKLVLLLIGIFGVILLAFTTFLVILYWKKPTQKFKNAIITLFVLSICFLVFRWLWHPFAFVQYYNRFLNRSGRDRLIENYFFFYLTPIILKSTISFPIYSFFLINIVPLIQFLNDKHNFRWKFGY
- a CDS encoding DUF402 domain-containing protein codes for the protein MVEKNSFQELYPERIINIQAYKYNGFLYRQWSNARVISNSLTHVVVSLNGSIVKKYGTKSWRFSEPTIFVFPKKTMHNAIITFKPGQHFSYHYYINLASDFIFEENTIKFVDFDIDIKIYNKKSFDIVDREEFLENKEILNYPAKLEGILSNEISKIFLLFLQKKSFFSNEYLQVFIDLCQRQKCWVR
- a CDS encoding ribonuclease III family protein; its protein translation is MQSNKKIYEFLQKLDIKPNSIDIYIQSLTHKSYNFTNPSTPHYEMLEFLGDSAIHYAVTRAIYDNFYKNEGNSTQLRAVLTSTNYLAKVCQDLGLIDLVFLGKGASEIRENNKLKADVFEAFSAAILLDQGFEKLNEFLAKYLYNGVNFACEKEYKDPKSIFQEKIQSFSSLSKINYLPTRLADGTFRVDLIWEEKKYGIGYGKSIKEAEFNAATNALNIFAVDTDQ